In Spirochaetaceae bacterium, a single window of DNA contains:
- a CDS encoding DEAD/DEAH box helicase family protein codes for MRFQFEPDLDYQMDAIAAVCGLFHGQELCHGEFRVDYAMDGGELPGLVESDLGVGNRLTLHDNVILENLRVVQLRNGLFPSARLDSLDFTVEMETGTGKTYVYLRTIFELNRLYGFTKFAIVVPSIAIKEGVSKSLEVMGEHFRALYSGVSFEHFIYDSSKLVQIRNFATSSHIEIMVMTVGAINKLDFNTIYQESEKTGGEAPIDLIKATNPIIIVDEPQSVDGGLKGRGREALAKMNPLCTLRYSATHAEEYHMVYRLNAVDAYERQLVKQIEVSSGTVVDDHSNAYIRLLSTRSRNGVVTARVELDVDRGSGRVQRRQLNVQGGDDLWRKTNREVYREHRIGEIRVRRDSQSLELRIPSGERWLKPGEAHGSVDGGAVHHEMIRRAIMQHLDKEKRLQSRGIKVLTLFFIDKVSNYRGYDEEGNPIEGVFARTLEGEYCRIARDPNYRELFEGIDVASVAKTVHNGYFSVDRNKRWIDTPERETKQVDRDNSERAYNLIMRHKERLLSLDEPLKFIFSHSALREGWDNPNVFQICVLRDIQTVRARRQTIGRGLRLCVNQEGERQRGFEINTLTVIAQESYEDFAENLQQEIEEETGVRFGIVEEHQFALVETDGAVGYRRRLGMELSQELWRYLVAHGYLNDEGKITDVLRTALSAGNFTLSENFEPFRDAVIEVLRRADTRIIPKNAEERRTARPRESVLHSEEFISLWERIKHKTTYRVQFDNEQLLEECVKALNSAPPIPRPRMNWRTGTIQIEQRGVQGLLRETASPVNLSTEVNEWPDVLTELQDRTQLTRRSIYRVLCDSGRLDDFAENPQKFIEIAADVINRRKELALVDGIRYKRSGCESYFAQELFVDEELTGYLSRMMKSRKSVYDHVLWDSCNEMEFAEELEASAAVKVYAKLPRRFKIPTPLGAYNPDWAILVETDESERLYFVAETKGSSFVDDLRSRERAKVECGQAHFEALEIGENSVKYRVVHRFDELFN; via the coding sequence ATGAGATTTCAGTTCGAGCCGGACCTGGACTATCAGATGGACGCTATTGCGGCGGTCTGTGGGCTGTTCCATGGCCAAGAGCTTTGCCACGGCGAGTTCCGGGTAGATTATGCCATGGACGGAGGTGAGTTGCCTGGCTTGGTCGAGAGTGACTTAGGCGTTGGGAACCGTCTGACGCTGCACGACAACGTCATCTTGGAGAACCTTCGAGTAGTCCAGCTTCGGAACGGGTTGTTCCCTTCGGCGCGCTTGGATTCTCTGGATTTCACGGTTGAAATGGAGACTGGAACCGGAAAGACGTATGTATATCTCCGAACGATTTTCGAGTTGAACCGGCTATACGGATTCACGAAATTTGCAATTGTGGTGCCGTCGATCGCGATCAAAGAGGGTGTCAGCAAGTCTCTCGAAGTGATGGGTGAGCACTTCCGAGCTCTATACAGTGGTGTTTCCTTCGAGCACTTTATTTACGATTCCAGCAAGCTGGTACAGATCCGCAACTTTGCGACGAGTTCACATATTGAGATTATGGTGATGACGGTCGGTGCAATCAATAAGCTGGATTTCAATACCATCTATCAGGAGAGCGAGAAGACAGGTGGCGAGGCTCCGATTGACTTAATCAAAGCCACCAACCCCATCATCATCGTAGATGAGCCGCAGAGTGTGGACGGAGGGCTAAAAGGGCGGGGGCGCGAGGCCTTGGCGAAGATGAACCCGCTTTGTACGCTTCGCTACTCGGCTACACACGCGGAAGAATACCACATGGTGTACCGGCTCAACGCGGTGGACGCCTACGAGCGACAGCTGGTTAAGCAGATCGAAGTCTCTTCAGGTACCGTCGTCGACGACCACAGCAACGCCTACATTCGATTGCTATCGACCCGGAGTCGGAACGGGGTTGTGACTGCGCGCGTAGAGCTCGACGTCGATAGGGGTTCTGGTCGCGTACAGAGGCGACAGCTCAACGTGCAAGGTGGCGACGACTTGTGGCGCAAGACGAATCGCGAAGTCTATCGTGAACACCGTATAGGAGAGATCAGGGTACGGCGTGACAGTCAGTCGCTTGAGCTGCGTATTCCATCTGGCGAACGTTGGTTAAAGCCCGGCGAGGCCCACGGCTCCGTTGACGGTGGCGCGGTGCACCACGAGATGATAAGAAGAGCCATCATGCAGCATTTGGATAAGGAGAAGCGCCTTCAATCCCGAGGAATCAAGGTGCTCACTCTGTTCTTCATCGACAAAGTGTCGAATTACCGAGGATACGACGAGGAAGGCAATCCGATAGAGGGGGTATTCGCTCGCACTCTCGAGGGCGAATACTGTCGCATAGCTCGTGACCCAAACTACCGGGAACTGTTTGAAGGTATCGACGTCGCTAGCGTCGCCAAAACAGTGCATAACGGATACTTTTCAGTCGACCGTAACAAAAGGTGGATCGACACACCGGAGCGAGAAACAAAACAGGTCGACCGAGACAATTCCGAACGTGCGTACAACCTGATCATGCGTCACAAGGAGCGGCTGCTCAGCCTTGACGAGCCCCTGAAGTTCATCTTTTCCCACTCTGCCCTGCGCGAAGGCTGGGACAATCCCAATGTGTTCCAGATCTGTGTCTTGAGGGACATTCAGACTGTGAGGGCAAGGCGACAGACTATCGGGCGCGGACTACGGTTATGCGTCAACCAAGAAGGGGAGCGACAGAGAGGTTTCGAGATCAACACCCTTACGGTAATCGCGCAAGAGAGTTACGAAGACTTCGCTGAGAACCTGCAGCAGGAGATAGAAGAGGAGACCGGAGTCCGTTTTGGAATAGTTGAAGAACATCAGTTTGCTTTGGTCGAGACCGATGGAGCTGTGGGTTATCGCAGACGGTTGGGCATGGAACTGTCGCAGGAACTGTGGCGCTACTTGGTCGCCCACGGGTACTTGAATGACGAAGGTAAGATCACGGATGTGCTGCGAACAGCCCTATCTGCCGGCAATTTCACACTGAGCGAAAACTTTGAGCCGTTTCGCGACGCTGTAATCGAGGTGCTACGGAGGGCAGACACCCGAATCATACCGAAGAACGCAGAGGAACGTCGCACAGCACGGCCTCGCGAGTCCGTACTGCACAGTGAAGAGTTTATTTCTTTATGGGAACGTATCAAGCACAAGACAACGTATCGCGTCCAGTTTGACAACGAACAACTGCTGGAAGAGTGTGTAAAAGCGTTGAATAGCGCACCCCCGATACCGCGTCCTCGGATGAACTGGCGGACAGGTACGATACAGATCGAACAGCGTGGCGTGCAAGGCCTGTTGCGCGAAACAGCATCGCCAGTTAACCTAAGCACCGAGGTGAACGAGTGGCCAGACGTGTTGACGGAGTTGCAGGATCGCACACAGTTAACTCGTCGCAGCATTTATCGCGTCCTTTGCGACAGCGGTCGTTTGGACGACTTTGCAGAAAACCCACAGAAGTTTATCGAAATTGCGGCAGATGTTATCAACCGGCGGAAGGAGTTGGCGTTAGTCGACGGAATCAGGTACAAGCGCTCTGGGTGCGAGTCTTACTTCGCGCAGGAGCTGTTCGTTGACGAGGAACTGACCGGCTATCTGAGCAGGATGATGAAGTCGCGGAAGTCGGTGTATGATCATGTGCTCTGGGATTCGTGTAATGAAATGGAATTCGCGGAGGAGTTGGAGGCGAGCGCTGCTGTAAAGGTGTACGCTAAGCTGCCGAGGCGGTTCAAAATACCAACGCCTTTGGGCGCCTACAACCCGGATTGGGCGATTCTCGTGGAAACGGACGAGAGTGAGCGGCTGTATTTCGTGGCTGAGACCAAGGGGTCGTCGTTCGTTGACGACCTACGGAGCCGTGAACGAGCGAAAGTCGAGTGTGGTCAAGCACACTTCGAGGCGTTAGAGATAGGGGAAAACTCGGTCAAGTACCGCGTAGTGCACAGGTTCGACGAGCTGTTCAACTGA
- a CDS encoding site-specific DNA-methyltransferase — MQPITIADPQARSVDLVANNLARLRALFPDAFTDGRVDFNVLRDLLGDAVDDDDERYGFNWHGKRRARRLALTPSAGTLRPCPEESAGWATSRNLMIEGDNLEVMKLLQRSYSAKVKMIYIDPPYNTGKDFIYPDNYKDGISNYLRITGQVDDDGNKLSSNTETSGRFHTSWLNMMYPRLKVARNLLSSDGVIFISIDENENARLRTMCDEIFGEECFIAELTWKKKSGGGGDVGSIVIDHEYIVCYGRTSEPKLNNDPDAQVTTSYNKTDADGRRYSLDRLDKQSLGYQESLDFPISGPDGRTYAVKHANPDHKVARWRWGKETVRERYDELVFNWPHVYTKNYEKKDGSKPRSLLVEERFGRTRTGKTDLKALFDIEVMDFPKPVRLMAHLLAITVNQGDIVMDFFAGSCPLGQAIFEVSEKKGIQARFILIQLPEPVSVSSQNGKNALSVGCNTVADIGRERLRRVAKRIRDNDSSNAGDVGFRTFKLDSSNIRPWGPAEDDLEQAIADHVDHVKEGRSEQDILYELLLKRGLDLCATIEMRELVGKRVSAVGDGALMACFARKIGPNEVEELCERMAEWHGEMSNTDNTAVFFRDSAFASDVVKTNCTEILRQRGIQYVRSI; from the coding sequence TGACCTATTGGGCGACGCAGTGGACGACGATGACGAGAGGTATGGATTCAATTGGCATGGCAAGCGCCGCGCTCGCCGGCTAGCACTTACACCCAGTGCGGGTACTCTACGTCCCTGCCCTGAAGAGAGCGCAGGTTGGGCAACTTCTAGGAACTTGATGATCGAAGGCGACAATCTGGAAGTGATGAAGCTGTTGCAGAGAAGCTATTCCGCGAAAGTAAAGATGATCTACATCGATCCTCCGTACAACACCGGGAAGGATTTTATCTATCCAGACAATTACAAGGACGGCATCAGCAATTATCTGAGAATCACAGGCCAGGTAGATGACGATGGCAACAAACTCTCTTCAAATACTGAGACCTCGGGACGCTTCCACACTTCTTGGCTAAACATGATGTACCCGAGGCTGAAAGTCGCCCGCAATCTTCTCAGCTCAGATGGTGTGATCTTCATAAGTATTGATGAAAACGAGAACGCACGGTTGCGTACGATGTGCGACGAAATTTTCGGAGAAGAGTGCTTTATTGCTGAACTCACGTGGAAGAAAAAGTCGGGAGGCGGTGGCGACGTGGGTTCGATTGTAATCGACCATGAATACATCGTTTGCTACGGTCGCACGTCTGAGCCGAAGTTGAATAACGACCCTGATGCCCAGGTTACGACCAGTTACAACAAAACCGACGCCGACGGTAGGCGTTATAGCTTAGATCGGCTAGATAAGCAGTCGCTCGGATATCAAGAGTCGCTCGACTTTCCTATAAGTGGGCCAGACGGGAGAACGTATGCAGTTAAGCATGCGAATCCGGATCATAAGGTCGCAAGGTGGCGGTGGGGGAAGGAGACAGTCCGCGAGCGGTACGATGAATTGGTGTTCAATTGGCCTCATGTCTACACGAAGAATTACGAAAAGAAAGACGGATCCAAACCGAGAAGTCTACTCGTGGAGGAGCGTTTCGGACGAACGCGGACAGGCAAGACGGACTTGAAGGCCTTGTTCGATATAGAGGTCATGGATTTTCCGAAGCCGGTCCGCTTGATGGCCCATCTCTTAGCGATTACAGTGAACCAAGGCGACATTGTAATGGACTTTTTTGCAGGCTCATGTCCACTTGGGCAAGCGATATTCGAAGTGTCAGAGAAAAAAGGAATACAAGCTCGATTCATTTTGATTCAACTTCCCGAGCCAGTCTCAGTTTCAAGTCAGAATGGAAAGAACGCATTGTCGGTAGGATGCAATACGGTAGCTGATATCGGTAGAGAGCGTCTCCGGCGAGTTGCGAAGAGGATCCGAGACAACGACTCTAGTAATGCCGGAGATGTCGGGTTCAGAACGTTCAAGCTAGATAGTTCGAACATCAGGCCGTGGGGACCTGCAGAGGATGATCTTGAGCAGGCTATAGCGGATCACGTCGATCATGTTAAGGAGGGGCGAAGTGAGCAAGATATCTTGTACGAACTGCTGCTTAAGCGTGGCCTTGACCTCTGCGCTACGATTGAGATGAGAGAGCTTGTGGGAAAGCGAGTTTCTGCGGTTGGCGATGGCGCGCTGATGGCGTGCTTTGCTCGGAAGATTGGTCCAAATGAAGTTGAAGAGCTATGTGAGCGTATGGCTGAATGGCACGGCGAGATGTCCAACACTGATAATACCGCAGTGTTCTTTCGGGATAGCGCGTTTGCGAGTGACGTCGTAAAAACGAACTGCACGGAGATTCTGCGGCAGCGGGGCATCCAGTACGTGCGGAGCATCTGA